A region of Solanum dulcamara chromosome 7, daSolDulc1.2, whole genome shotgun sequence DNA encodes the following proteins:
- the LOC129893922 gene encoding coniferyl alcohol acyltransferase, with translation MALVDARDGDYTVSFIRKSVVKATGPIPEPYVLTLSNLDLLSGRFPVTYFYMYHKAKHNDSSASIAHELRKSLANCLSHFHPFAGRIIPNPDTNEPEIVCDNTGALFLEAQASNSLKELHLYNLNKCMEGKLVPTNQEFPVQVQLTNYKCGGIFITFTFDHALGDASSFSKFLLMWSQIARKKSLSFLPDHRRNLLRARNPPIYNPSFDESFVSCSLHDIHNISTPKTLLKRLYYIDASSIDRLQKITSIDGTKRTKIEAFSAYIWKIMVKAIDKGHKKCKMGWLVDGRTRICNYNEKVTENYIGNALSIAVGEASVNEIDQASISDVAMKVHNAISKVTSAEHFLDLIDWIECHKPGLMLSKIVLGQGGPAIVVSSGRRFPVAEVNFGFGSPVLGTVYSTIKKLGVGYINQRQSAKGDGSWTVSAILWPDMIEALESDFNHVFQPMTSNHLKL, from the coding sequence ATGGCACTGGTAGATGCAAGAGATGGTGATTACACAGTGAGTTTCATCAGAAAATCTGTAGTAAAAGCTACTGGTCCAATTCCAGAGCCCTATGTTCTAACCCTTTCAAACCTCGACCTCCTCTCTGGACGCTTTCCAGTGACTTACTTTTACATGTACCACAAAGCGAAACATAACGACTCATCAGCTTCCATCGCCCATGAGTTGAGAAAATCTCTTGCTAATTGCCTCTCACATTTCCACCCATTTGCTGGTCGAATTATTCCAAATCCAGACACGAATGAGCCTGAAATTGTATGTGATAATACTGGTGCTCTGTTTCTGGAAGCACAAGCCAGCAATTCTCTAAAAGAACTTCACTTGTATAATCTCAACAAGTGTATGGAGGGAAAATTAGTTCCAACAAATCAGGAGTTTCCAGTACAAGTTCAACTCACAAATTACAAATGTGGAGGCATATTTATAACATTCACATTTGACCATGCTTTAGGTGATGCTAGTTCCTTCAGTAAGTTTCTACTGATGTGGTCCCAGATAGCGAGGAAAAAATCCCTTTCTTTCTTGCCGGATCATAGGCGAAATCTTCTTCGTGCACGAAATCCACCAATTTACAACCCTTCCTTTGACGAATCGTTTGTTTCATGCTCCCTGCATGATATACACAATATATCGACTCCAAAAACTCTGCTTAAGCGTCTATACTACATTGATGCATCCAGCATCGATAGGCTACAAAAAATCACATCAATTGATGGTACCAAAAGGACTAAAATCGAGGCATTTTCAGCTTATATCTGGAAGATTATGGTCAAAGCAATTGATAAAGGCCACAAGAAGTGCAAAATGGGATGGTTAGTGGATGGAAGAACAAGGATATGCAATTACAATGAAAAAGTAACCGAGAACTATATCGGGAATGCTTTATCTATAGCTGTTGGAGAAGCAAGTGTGAATGAAATTGATCAAGCGTCCATATCAGATGTCGCAATGAAGGTGCACAATGCTATCTCTAAAGTGACTAGTGCAGAACATTTCTTGGATTTAATTGATTGGATTGAATGTCACAAGCCTGGATTGATGCTCTCGAAGATTGTTCTTGGACAAGGTGGTCCGGCTATTGTAGTTTCATCTGGACGGAGATTCCCGGTGGCTGAAGTAAATTTTGGCTTCGGAAGTCCAGTTCTAGGAACGGTCTACTCCACCATTAAAAAGCTTGGAGTTGGTTACATCAACCAAAGGCAAAGTGCAAAGGGTGATGGATCTTGGACTGTCTCAGCTATATTGTGGCCTGACATGATTGAAGCATTAGAATCAGATTTCAACCATGTTTTTCAACCTATGACTTCAAATCATCTTAAACTTTAG